ATGGGTAAGTGCGATTGCAATTTATAATGTGGGTGGCGCGCTTAACCGTAATAGTGGAACAAGAACCAATCAAAACGGACCAAAAGAATACGGTTTCCGCGGAAATGCGCAGAACTATGATCTTAACCGTGACTTTATAAAGCGTGACACAAAAAACGCTGCTGCATTTGCAGAGATTTATCACATGATTGAGCCAGATGTTTTTATAGATAATCACGTAAGTAATGGCGCAGATTACCAATACACGCTCACACACCTTTTTACACAACACAACAAACTAGGTGGAGCATTAGGTGACTACGTGCATGATGAGTTCCAACCTATGCTAGAACAAGATCTCAAAACAAAAGACTGGGAGATTACTCCTTATGTGAACGTCTTTAATAGCACTCCAGAAAAAGGTTTTAGCCAGTTTATGGATTACCCACGCTACTCGACGGGTTTTACTTCGCTATGGAATACTATAGGACTTATGGTAGAAACCCACATGCTTAAACCCTACAAACCTAGAGTAGAAGGAACGTACGAATTAATGAAGAGCATCTTAAAAATTACTGCCGAAAATGGCACAAAAATTAAAGAAATGCGTGAAGGTGCTTTTAACGCTTTCGCGAAAGCGGAAACCTATCCTGTACAATTTGAGTTAGATACTACAAAAACCACTACCCTAGACTTCTTAGGATATGAAGGAAAGATGCAGCCTAGTGAAGTAACCGGGAAGGAACGTCTTAAATATGACGTAAGTAAACCATTTACTAAGAAAGTCACTTACTACGATTATTTTAAGCCTACAAAAGAAGTATCTATACCGAAAGCTTACGTAATTCCAAGAGGTTACAGAGATATTGCACTTATCTTAAAGGCAAATGACATTAAGTTTGATCAGCTCAAAAAGGACACGACATTTGTAGCTCAAGTATATCACATAGACACTTATGAAACTCGAAATAGCCCTTATGAAGGTCACTATTTACACTATAACACCAATTTGAGAACTTCGGAAGAAGAAGTTACCATACCAAGAGGTGGCTACATAGTACCTACAGACCAAAAAGGAATACGCTACATTCTAGAAACACTAGAGCCAGAAGCGACAGATAGTTTCTTTAACTGGAACTTTTTTGATACCATATTGCAACAAAAGGAAGGGTTCTCGCCTTACGTATGGGAAGATAAAGCACAACAATTTCTTGAGACTCACCCTAAAATTAGAATAGAGTTTAATCTCAAGAAATCATTAAATCCTGATTTTGCAAATAACTGGTACGCTCAGCTAGACTGGATTCATAAGAAATCTTCTAGCTATGAGAAAGCACACCTACGCTACCCTATCGTTAGGATGCTTAATTAAATATTCTTTAGGAAAGATAAGCTTGATATTTTCATAAGATTTATCAAGCGCTTTCTGTGATTTTTCAAAGTTGAGCCACTTAGCTTTTTTAATACCTTCCTTTGCTTGCGGCACTAGCTCGTCTGTGCAGCTTGTGTGCATTTCAAACCAGAAGGTCTCCTTAAGCCTGAACTCGCCATTGCGTTTAAAAACGTGGTAAGTAATTTCAAGAGGCTTTGTAATAGTGAGACCAGTAACACCTGTCTCCTCCTCTACTTCTCTAATAGCACAGTCCTCTATATCTTCTTTTTTCTCGATTTTACCTTTAGGTAAGTCCCAACGACCATTGCGATAGATAAAAAGAATTTCCTTTTTATCGTTGTATACGAGTCCGCCGCCTGCTATTACAAGTTTGAGTTTCTTGCGCAGGTGCTTTAGTAACTTCTCTTCCTTAGGGTGGTAGAGGTTAATATATAGCTGTTCTCCATTATATAATTTCTTGATCAATTTCTTGATCTTAACCTTCTTTATGGAGATGGTTTTATAGTTCTTCCCTATTACCTTTTCTGTAGATAGAATAATGGGAATATCATTCACAAAAACTTTATACATTTGCAGTATGATTTTAGACAAAGAAACGGCAAAAAAAACTGCCGAATTGCTTTTGCAAATTAATGCAATAAAATTACAACCGCAAGAACCTTTTACATGGGCTTCTGGTTGGCAATCCCCAATTTATTGTGATAACCGCATCACACTATCGTATCCTCCTATTAGAAACTACATTCATCAAGAAATGGCAAAGCAGGTAGAAAACATCTACGGCAAGCCAGATGCTATTGTGGGTGTTGCTACAGGAGCTATAGGTATTGGTATGCTTGTTGCAGATTATCTCAACGTACCTTTTGCTTATGTACGTCCAGAGCCTAAGAAGCATGGACGTAAAAACCAGATAGAAGGTCACCTAGAACCTAACAATACTGTTGTGGTGATAGAAGATCTTATAAGCACAGGTAAGAGTAGCCTTATGGCAGTAGAAGCTCTTAAAAATTCTAACATGACGGTAAAAGGGATGCTTGCCATCTTTACCTACGGTTTTGATACCGCTACTCAGAATTTTGAAGAAGCTGGAGTTACACTCAACACACTTAGTGATTACTCTCATTTACTACTACAAGCTAGGGACACAAATTTTATTACCGAAGCACAACAAGAAACGCTAGAAAACTGGCGTAAAAGCCCATCAACCTGGGAAAAATAATATTAAATAAACCTAAATGAATTTAGAAAGCCCTGTAAAGACGCTCAACAAGTCACAAGAAGAAGTTTATAATTTCTTAATGAACATTGAGAACTTCGAAAAATTAATGCCAGAAAATACTAAGTTTGAAAAGATAAGCGACACACGTTTCCTTTTTGGACTTAAAGGAATGCCAGAAATAGTACTAGACCTTAAGGAAGGAATTCCTCATAGTAAAGTAGTACTAGGAGCAGCAAGTGACAAAATACCTTTCCAACTCACTGCAGATATTAAAGAACTAGCAGTAGATAAAACTGAGGTACAACTTCATTTTGAAGGAGAATTTAACGCCATGATGGCGATGATGGTTAAAGGACCTATCACAAAATTTATAGGTACACTTTCTGATAATATGGATGTTATTGCATAAAGCAGTTTAAATTCAATATTTCGCAAAAATCAAAGAAGTCCTACAATCTTGAGCAATCTCGATGGTAGGACTTTTTTATATGCTTATTTTTACATAATAAATTCAATAATATGGCAGACATAGAGAAGCTAGAAGCATTTGTAACCCAAGTGCGTAGAGATATCGTACGACAAGTACACAAAGTAAGTTCTGGACACCCAGGCGGATCATTAGGATGTGCCGAATTTATTTCGGTTCTCTATCAAGAGCTTATGGAACGTAAAGAAGGATTTGATATGGACGGTATAGGAGAAGATCTTTTCTTCCTTTCTAACGGTCATATCTCTCCAGTTTTCTATAGTGTATTAGCTCGTTCTGGATATTTTCCAGTGGAAGAACTTAACACTTTTAGATTACTTAACTCTAGACTACAAGGACACCCTACTACGCATGAAGGGCTACCTGGAGTGCGTATCGCATCTGGATCACTAGGTCAAGGATTAAGTGTTGCAGTAGGTGCAGCTCAAGCAAAAAAACTCAATAAAGACAACCACACTATCTATACCTTAATGGGAGATGGCGAATTGCAAGAAGGTCAAAACTGGGAAGCAATAATGTATGCTTCGGCAAAAAAGGTTGATAATATTATAGCTACCGTAGATCTTAATGGACAGCAGATAGATGGTAGCACAGACCACGTATTAAACATGGGAAGCGTGCGTGCAAAATTTGAAGCTTTCGGGTGGATTGTTCTTGATATTGAGCAAGGAAATGACGTAGAAGCTATTGTAAAAGGAATGAATCAAGCCAAGGATCTTTCTGGAAACGGAAAACCAGTTTGTGTATTATTACACACAATCATGGGTAATGGTGTAGACTTTATGATGGGCACCCACGCGTGGCATGGTAAAGCTCCTAATGATGAGCAACTCGCGAGTGCTCTAGAACAGAATCCAGCAACTTTAGGCGATTACTAAACCTTTTTCTTATTACGCTTTCGCGAAAGCGTACCAAAAATCACTACAATGAAAACATACGAAAATACAGGCAGTAAGGATACAAGATCAGGTTTTGGAGCAGGAATGACAGAATTAGGAAGAACAAATCCTAATGTGGTTTCTCTTTGTGCAGATCTTATAGGTTCTCTAAAAATACAGACGTTTATAGATGAAAATCCAGAACGTTTTTTCCAAATAGGAATTGCCGAAGCAAATATGATGGGAATCGCTGCAGGACTAACAATAGGTGGTAAAATTCCTTTCACAGGAACTTTTGCAAACTTCTCTACGGGTCGTGTTTATGACCAGATTAGACAGTCTATCGCATATTCTGATAAAAATGTAAAAATATGTGCATCTCACGCAGGTCTTACCTTAGGTGAAGATGGTGCTACGCACCAAATTCTTGAGGACATCGGACTCATGAAGATGTTACCAGGGATGACAGTGATCAATACTTGTGATTATAACCAGACCAAAGCGGCTACTATAGCTCTTGCAGATCACGTAGGGCCAGTTTATTTACGTTTTGGACGTCCAGTAGTGGCGAACTTTACTCCAGAAGATCAAAAATTTGAAATAGGGAAAGCAGTGCAATTACAAGAAGGAAATGATGTAACGATTGTTGCAACAGGACACCTTGTTTGGGAAGCGCTTGAAGCTTGTAAAGTACTTAATGAAAAAGGCATCACAGCAGATGTAATTAATATACACACCATAAAACCATTAGATGCAGACGCAATTATC
The genomic region above belongs to Dokdonia sp. Dokd-P16 and contains:
- a CDS encoding M14 family metallopeptidase, giving the protein MKKLLLLPLLAIIISCGDTKDNPENKDFTTRFEKSGGTETPTYQEVISFYKDLDTAYRSIKTYEVGTTDAGEPLTLITFNPNRSFDSEFSDDMDVRRILINNGIHPGESDGIDATMMLMRDLAQGKIEAPENTWVSAIAIYNVGGALNRNSGTRTNQNGPKEYGFRGNAQNYDLNRDFIKRDTKNAAAFAEIYHMIEPDVFIDNHVSNGADYQYTLTHLFTQHNKLGGALGDYVHDEFQPMLEQDLKTKDWEITPYVNVFNSTPEKGFSQFMDYPRYSTGFTSLWNTIGLMVETHMLKPYKPRVEGTYELMKSILKITAENGTKIKEMREGAFNAFAKAETYPVQFELDTTKTTTLDFLGYEGKMQPSEVTGKERLKYDVSKPFTKKVTYYDYFKPTKEVSIPKAYVIPRGYRDIALILKANDIKFDQLKKDTTFVAQVYHIDTYETRNSPYEGHYLHYNTNLRTSEEEVTIPRGGYIVPTDQKGIRYILETLEPEATDSFFNWNFFDTILQQKEGFSPYVWEDKAQQFLETHPKIRIEFNLKKSLNPDFANNWYAQLDWIHKKSSSYEKAHLRYPIVRMLN
- a CDS encoding NUDIX hydrolase — protein: MYKVFVNDIPIILSTEKVIGKNYKTISIKKVKIKKLIKKLYNGEQLYINLYHPKEEKLLKHLRKKLKLVIAGGGLVYNDKKEILFIYRNGRWDLPKGKIEKKEDIEDCAIREVEEETGVTGLTITKPLEITYHVFKRNGEFRLKETFWFEMHTSCTDELVPQAKEGIKKAKWLNFEKSQKALDKSYENIKLIFPKEYLIKHPNDRVA
- the pyrE gene encoding orotate phosphoribosyltransferase is translated as MILDKETAKKTAELLLQINAIKLQPQEPFTWASGWQSPIYCDNRITLSYPPIRNYIHQEMAKQVENIYGKPDAIVGVATGAIGIGMLVADYLNVPFAYVRPEPKKHGRKNQIEGHLEPNNTVVVIEDLISTGKSSLMAVEALKNSNMTVKGMLAIFTYGFDTATQNFEEAGVTLNTLSDYSHLLLQARDTNFITEAQQETLENWRKSPSTWEK
- a CDS encoding orotate phosphoribosyltransferase, which produces MNLESPVKTLNKSQEEVYNFLMNIENFEKLMPENTKFEKISDTRFLFGLKGMPEIVLDLKEGIPHSKVVLGAASDKIPFQLTADIKELAVDKTEVQLHFEGEFNAMMAMMVKGPITKFIGTLSDNMDVIA
- a CDS encoding transketolase: MADIEKLEAFVTQVRRDIVRQVHKVSSGHPGGSLGCAEFISVLYQELMERKEGFDMDGIGEDLFFLSNGHISPVFYSVLARSGYFPVEELNTFRLLNSRLQGHPTTHEGLPGVRIASGSLGQGLSVAVGAAQAKKLNKDNHTIYTLMGDGELQEGQNWEAIMYASAKKVDNIIATVDLNGQQIDGSTDHVLNMGSVRAKFEAFGWIVLDIEQGNDVEAIVKGMNQAKDLSGNGKPVCVLLHTIMGNGVDFMMGTHAWHGKAPNDEQLASALEQNPATLGDY
- a CDS encoding transketolase family protein, producing the protein MKTYENTGSKDTRSGFGAGMTELGRTNPNVVSLCADLIGSLKIQTFIDENPERFFQIGIAEANMMGIAAGLTIGGKIPFTGTFANFSTGRVYDQIRQSIAYSDKNVKICASHAGLTLGEDGATHQILEDIGLMKMLPGMTVINTCDYNQTKAATIALADHVGPVYLRFGRPVVANFTPEDQKFEIGKAVQLQEGNDVTIVATGHLVWEALEACKVLNEKGITADVINIHTIKPLDADAIIKSVKKTGCVVTAEEHNFLGGLGESVARELSLTHPAPQEYVATADTFGESGTPAQLMEKYGLNADAIIKAVEKVVARK